The nucleotide sequence AAACCTGGCAGGCAGATCCCTATACAGAACTGATCTATGTGAGCATCATGCATTGAGAGCATCAAATCTTTGCTCACGCTGTTTACGCATAAATCCATCACACAGCAAGGACAAAACCCTGAATAGATAGCTGCTGCCGCTCATTGCGGCTGCTGGCAGGTTGAAAGCCCGGTGCTCTCCGCCAGGCTGATCAATCCCAGATGATCTGGATTTTCCAGCAGCAGGTGAGCAACCAGTAATCCGGCAACACTCCAGGTCTGGTAAAGGCGGGCTTCCTGGCCAATCAATCGCCCATTGCTGCCGTCGTAGTATTCGGGGAAGCGGTCCTGAATCAACTGCTTCTGGGCAAGGGCGATCGCCCGCTCTGCCAGGTCTATTCTGCCTGTTTTCTGCGCCGCTGCTGTGAACAGCCAGAGCAAAACGGGCCAGTTCCCGCCATTGTGATAGGACCAGGGGCGATTTTTGGGATCACAGCCGGTTACAATCCGCCATTCCTCCCCTTCCAGGGCGGGAAAGAACAGCTTAACCGGCATATACCCCATCAAATCCTGCCAGCGCTGCTCAAACAGCGTCATGATCGCTTGAGATTCCTGGGGGCTGGCAAGGGACACCACCATTGCCAG is from Leptothermofonsia sichuanensis E412 and encodes:
- a CDS encoding glycoside hydrolase 100 family protein is translated as MVLPDGVGDSYRHKIQNRSGALHYHVREYYWLDLKRLREIYRYRGEEFGLEIANTFNIYPESIPAWLTDWLPEKGGYLAGNLGPGQMDFHFFALGNLLAMVVSLASPQESQAIMTLFEQRWQDLMGYMPVKLFFPALEGEEWRIVTGCDPKNRPWSYHNGGNWPVLLWLFTAAAQKTGRIDLAERAIALAQKQLIQDRFPEYYDGSNGRLIGQEARLYQTWSVAGLLVAHLLLENPDHLGLISLAESTGLSTCQQPQ